A stretch of Labrus bergylta chromosome 19, fLabBer1.1, whole genome shotgun sequence DNA encodes these proteins:
- the slc39a4 gene encoding zinc transporter ZIP4, producing the protein MFFSALLILAGLGSFGSVSGSPAVEEAYGAVVSVVSPGQQSLTGDSLRSLFNTLEKRVQCGGVSCEKCDLADAVHQLLSNHSGLNVTVGVSEFPAVAAGSLLYLSSPSQVCAAAKQGAWGEETQHFLHKITHEDPHHEQEHEEKETHHEDENEHEHIDTHGLKLLIEELHDHYEPSDSESCVTADQIMMEVNASSPDTEQEVGAVLGRVLYHALLGRCFISRSLPEESFFLDYILDHVGSQNFTVWDLEALMKSLKIGSKETDEHGHEDHDQEHDQEHEQEHAHDHGGLRRRKRSSHEIHEGHEANVTSDQLCLTAKELVLIYGLADNSSTSSGLGRSGLARLSPALVQQILSGACADTHEPLTPDGLTKTERYIYATIANLLITLTSMCGIFLLLCTSCTSVFQLCIQFCISLAVGSLTGDAFLHLLPMFLGLHVHSDEGDSHDGHQEETPDYIYKILVLLSGIYYFYLMETIFSLVAYKNKNHHHHQHHHGEESEPHHCDHGRVLEMYQQERNKKEHTASKTDLVGNEENEKSHSEHKERTREQRLLPFMITIGDGIHNFADGLAMGAAFSLSWRSGLATSLAVLCHELPHELGDFAILLHSGVSVRNALLLNVGSSLTSFVGLYIALSVATDLATQQWIAAITAGLFLYVGLADMLPTMVHISNKRPWLMFLLQNLGLLIGWGILLLLSLYEEKISF; encoded by the exons ATGTTTTTCTCCGCGCTGCTGATTCTTGCCGGTCTGGGTTCGTTCGGTTCCGTTTCTGGTTCTCCCGCCGTGGAGGAAGCGTACGGTGCCGTGGTGAGCGTGGTGTCTCCGGGGCAGCAGTCTCTGACGGGGGACTCGCTCCGCAGCCTCTTTAATACACTGGAGAAACGTGTGCAGTGCGGTGGAGTGTCGTGTGAAAAG TGTGATTTAGCGGATGCTGTTCACCAGCTGCTCAGCAATCACTCGGGACTAAACGTTACCGTCGGTGTATCTGAGTTCCCTGCTGTCGCCGCAGGAAGCCTCCTGTACCTGTCGTCTCCCAGCCAGGTGTGTGCCGCGGCAAAGCAGGGGGCATGGGGAGAGGAGACCCAGCATTTCCTGCATAAGATCACACATGAAGATCCCCACCACGAACAGGAGCATGAAGAAAAGGAGACACACCATGAAGATGAAAACGAACACGAGCACATAGACACTCATGGATTAAAACTTCTGATTGAAGAGCTTCACGACCACTATGAGCCCTCAGACAGTGAG AGCTGTGTGACAGCCGATCAAATCATGATGGAGGTCAACGCATCTTCACCAGATACGGAACAGGAAGTCGGTGCAGTTTTGGGCCGTGTCCTGTACCACGCCTTGCTGGGTCGATGCTTCATCAGCCGCTCCCTGCCTGAAGAGAGCTTCTTCCTCGACTACATCCTGGACCATGTGGGGTCACAGAATTTCACAGTCTGGG ATCTGGAAGCTCTCATGAAGAGTCTGAAAATCGGATCTAAGGAAACAGATGAACATGGACACGAGGACCATGATCAAGAACACGATCAAGAACACGAGCAGGAACACGCTCATGATCATGGTGGTTTGAGACGGAGGAAAAGGAGCAGCCATGAGATTCACGAGGGGCATGAAGCAAACGTCACCTCGGATCAg CTGTGTCTCACTGCCAAAGAGCTTGTCCTGATCTACGGCCTGGCGGACAACAGCTCCACCTCCTCTGGCCTGGGTCGGTCCGGCTTGGCTCGGCTCAGCCCTGCCCTCGTCCAGCAGATCCTGAGCGGAGCCTGCGCGGACACCCATGAACCGCTGACACCAGACGGACTCACCAAGACAGAGA GATACATCTATGCAACCATTGCCAATCTGTTGATAACACTGACGTCCATGTGTGGCATCTTCTTGCTGCTCTGTACTTCCTGCACCTCTGTGTTCCAGTTGTGTATCCAGTTCTGCATCAGCCTGGCTGTAGGTTCACTCACTGGAGATGCTTTTCTGCACCTTCTACCCATG TTTCTAGGTTTGCATGTTCACTCAGATGAGGGTGATTCACACGACGGCCACCAGGAAGAAACTCCAGACTACATTTATAAGATCCTGGTGCTCTTGTCTGGAATCTACTACTTCTACCTGATGGAAACCATCTTCTCTCTGGTCgcatataaaaacaaaaatcatcaccaccatcaacatcaccatgGG GAAGAATCTGAGCCTCACCACTGTGACCACGGGAGGGTTTTAGAGATGTACCAACAGgaaagaaataagaaagaacACACAGCATCGAAAACAGATCTG GTAGGcaatgaagaaaatgaaaaatcacaCTCGGAGCACAAAGAGCGCACCAGAG AGCAGCGTCTGCTGCCTTTTATGATTACCATTGGTGACGGGATCCACAACTTTGCAGACGGCTTAGCAATGGGTGCAGCTTTCTCCCTGTCGTGGAGGTCTGGTTTGGCCACATCACTGGCTGTACTCTGCCATGAGCTGCCACACGagctgg gGGATTTTGCAATTTTGCTCCACAGTGGTGTGTCAGTCCGTAATGCATTACTCTTGAATGTAGGCAGCTCTTTGACCTCTTTTGTTGGCCTGTACATCGCTCTGTCTGTAGCCACTGACCTCGCTACCCAACAGTGGATAGCTGCCATCACTGCAGGGCTCTTTCTGTATGTGGGGCTCGCCGATATG CTCCCCACCATGGTCCACATCAGTAACAAGAGACCCTGGctgatgtttctgctgcagaatCTGGGCCTCCTGATTGGGTGGGgtattctgctgctgctgtcactctaTGAGGagaaaatcagcttttaa